In Deltaproteobacteria bacterium, the genomic window ACCATAATCGGGGCTTCGGAAGGTTTCTGAATGGAGAGGGCTTTCCTGGCTCAGAACATGAGCGTTCTCAGGGCCTCGGTTGTAGTGGAGGAGCTTGTCCGAAACGGCCTGGATACATTTTTCGTTTCGCCCGGAAACCGCAACGCCCCCCTCATCGCAGCCATCACAGGCAACCCGCGCGCCCATGCAAGATCGGTAATGGATGAACGCGGGGCGGCCTACCGGGCACTGGGGCACGCCAAGGCCACCGGAAGGGCCGGGGTTTTGGTGTGCACGTCGGGCACCGCCCTTTCCAACTATTTTCCTGCGGTGATAGAGGCTTTCCGTGACGAGCTGCCCCTTGTGGTTTTAAGCTCGGATCGCCCGGCTGACCTCGTTTTCAGCGACGCCAACCAGACCATGCAGCAGCCAGGAATTTTCGGCGGTTTCATAAGGAAATCCCTCTTTCTTCCGCCTCCCGATCCGGCCTATCCCATAACCGCCCTTGCCGCCCATCTGGATGACCTGTTAAGGGTGAAAAACGGGCCGGTGCATATAAACTGCCCCTTCCGCGACCCCCTGGTCCCGCTTACTGACCCGGCCAACCCGGTTTGCGCAAACCTGCTTAAAGAGGCGCGTGGGTATTTCGCAAAAGAGGGGCCTCAAACCGTTTACGCCGAAGTTTCAGAGCCTCGGCCTGATGTCCGCCTTGTGCGGGCCACACTGGAAAAATGCCGACGCGGGCTTCTGTCAATCGGGCGGCTGGAGTTGGAAAATGACCGCAAGGCCGCAGCAGCCCTTGCCCAAAACCTGGGCTGGCCGGTTTTCTGCGACGTGGCCTCGTCCGTAAAGGCCCTGGTTCCCCCCGGCCTTCTTCTCCCCTGCCCCGATCATCCGGGCGCAAGGGCGCTTTATGAAAAATACGGCCCTGAGACTGTTCTTCAACTTGGCACGGGGTTCGTTTCCAAGCACTATTACCAGGCCGTCCTTGCCGCCCCATGCCTCAACCTGATCCTTGTGAGCCCGCGAAGCGGCTCCCGCGATCCCTCGAACAGCGCGAGCCTAAGGATTCCCGCAACGGTTGCGGCCTTTGCCGAGGCTCTGGGGCAGGGAACAATTTCAGCCGCGCAGGACCTTGGGGCGGCGGCCTGTTTTCTCGAAGAAGCAGGACTGTTTGAAAAGGCGCTGTATGATGCGACTCCAAGCGGCCTCATGAGCTTTCCCCTCATCGCCCGCACCGTAAACAGCCTGATTCCTTCGGGCGAGGCGCTTTTTCTGGGAAATTCAAGCACCATAAGGGCCTTTGACGCCGAGGGCCCGCCCGCCTCCGGGCAGGTTTCGGTCGTATCAAATCGCGGGGTCAGCGGCATAGAGGGAAACATCGCAACCACGGTGGGTTACGCCGAAGGGTCGGGCAAAAGGGTCACTGCGGTGATGGGCGACGTCTCCTTTCTGCACGATGTCAGCTCCCTTTTGATGCTTTCCCGAAGCCTTGCGCCGGTCATCCTGATCGTGGCCAACAACAGGGGCGGCAGAATTTTCGAGAAACTGCCCGTAAGCGGCTTTCCGGAAATCTGCCATCCCCTCATGACCACGCCCCACGACACGGACATCTCAATGGTGTGCGGCGGGTTCGGGCTCATCCACCAAACAGCCGGAACGCCTGAAGACCTTGGCCGGGCCTACTCCGAGGCCCTTTCGAGTGGCAAAACCAGGGTCATCGAGGCGGTTCTCGATCCAGAAACTGATCTGACAGTTTTCGAAAAAAGAAAAACCGTGCGCTGATACGGAGGATAAAGTGGTTTCCGAAATATTCGATGCCTCTCTCTGGAACCCGGTTTCGGGTTTCGATTTCACGGACATCACCTATCACCGGGCCAAAGACCAGGGAACGGTGCGCATCGCCTTCAACAGGCCGGAGGTTAGAAACGCCTTCCGTCCCAAAACCGTGGATGAGTTGTATACTGCCCTGGACCACGCCCGCATGACCACCGACGTGGGCGTGGTGCTTCTCACCGGAAACGGCCCCTCGAAAAAGGACGGCGGCTGGGCTTTCTGTTCGGGCGGCGACCAGCGCATAAGGGGGGCGGACGGCTACAAGTACGAGGGTACGGCGGGCATCGACCCGGCCCGGCTGGGACGCCTGCACATCCTGGAAGTCCAGAGGCTCATCCGCTTTTCCCCCAAGATAGTGATGGCCGTGGTTCCCGGCTGGGCCGTGGGCGGGGGGCACAGCCTTCACGTGGTGTGCGACCTTACCATCGCATCCATGGAGCACGCGGTCTTCAAGCAGACGGACCCGGACGTGGCCTCGTTCGATTCGGGCTACGGCTCGGCCTACCTTGCCCGGCAGGTGGGGCAGAAGCGGGCCAGGGAGGTTTTTTTCCTGGGGCTCGATTACTCGGCGCGGGAAGCATTTGAAATGGGCATGGTGAACAAGGTGGTCGCCCACGCGGACCTTGAAAACGAGGCCCTTGAATGGGCCAGGATAATGAACTCCAAGTCGCCCACGGCCATGAGGATGCTGAAATTCGGGTTCAACCTGCCGGATGACGGCCTCGTGGGCCAGCAGCTCTTCGCGGGAGAGGCCACGCGCCTTGCCTACGGCACCGAGGAGGCCAGGGAGGGAAGGGACGCTTTCGTGGAAAAGAGGGCCAAGGATTTCTCGAAATTTCCCTGGCATTTTTGACAGGTCGTCCACAAGCGCGAACTGCTGTGTCAGGTTTCGCGGCGCGGTCCGCCACGTACGAAAAGTACGCTTGCTCCCGCGCCGCCCGCCAACCTTCGCATTTCATCGCTTGTGACCGGCCTGTCTGATACCACGCTGCATTCAAAGGAGTAACATCAGGAACCCGTTAAACCGGCATGTCATTGTAGGTCGGGCTGAGGAACGAAGCCCAATCAACGCGAGGTTATGCAATTACCTGTTTTGATTGCAGCTTGGTATGAAATGTGATTTCCCAAACCAGTTCCAAAGGCAATACATTCAGTCCCATGAACACCAAGCTCAAATACTGGCTCATGGCCGCAAGGCCCCGCACCCTTCCGGCAGGGGCCTCGCCCGTCATCCTGGGAACGGCGGTGGCGGAGGAAAACGGACTGAACGTCCCGGTTGCCCTTGCCACCCTTGCCTGCTGCCTTCTTCTCCAGACCGGCTCCAACATCGCAAACGACTACTTCGACTCGATTCACGGAGTTGACGGAGCCGACCGGCTGGGTCCCGCCAGGGTGACCCAGAAGGGCCTCATCGCCCCCAAAAAGGTCAGAAACGCTTTTCTGGCCTGTTTCGGCGCTGCCTTCGTTCTTGGCGTGTTTCTGGCGCTAAGGGGCGGGCTTCCAATAGTAATGGTGGGCCTTAGCTCCATCGCGGCGGCCTATCTCTATACCGGGGGGCCCAAACCCCTTTCCTACCTGGGCCTTGGGGAAATCCTGGCCTTTGTCTTTTTCGGGCCGATTGCGGTTTTGGGAACCTTTTACCTCCAGGCCCTGGAATTTTCCTGGAAGGCCCTTTGGGTGGGGATGGGGCCGGGTTTTTTGTCCGCGCTTCTTATGTCCATCAATAACCTTCGGGACTCGGCATCGGATCGGGCCACCGGAAAGCGGACCGTGGCCCTCATGCTCGGCGTGGAAAACGCCCGGCGGCTCTCCTTGGGCCTTCTGGCTGCGGCCTTGTTGGTTCCCCTGGTTTACGCGGCCTTTTTTCCGAAAAACTGGCCCGTGCTGGCCGCCCCCCTTTCCTCGCTCGCTTTTTTCAGGCATTGGCGCAGAATCGCCCTTGGCCCCATTGACGGGAACCTCAACCTTTCCCTTGGCGCAACCGGAAAATACATGTTCGTCTATTCGATCCTGTTTTCTGCGGGGGTGCTCCTTTGACCGGTTTTCACATCTCCCTCTTTACCCTTTACCTGAAAAAACCGGTGCTTGTGGCCGGAAAAAGGATAAGCAACCGCACGGGATTCATAATAGCGGTTTCGGATGAAAACGGCGTCACCGGAATCGGGGAGGCGGCCCCCCTTTTCGGCCTTGACCGGGTGGATTTTCTGCAATGCCTCGAAGAAACCGGAAAATTACGAAAATTTGTTGCGGCGTCCGGCATTTCCCCCGGTCCGCCCGATCTGGCGGCCCCCTTTTTCGGTCTTCTGAAACCGCCCTTTTCGGTAAATCCAATCACCGCCTTCGGCTTTGAAAGCGCCCTCCTGCATCTTTTGGCGGCATCAGGCAGGCTATCGGGAGCCTTGCGGCCAAATCCGTCCGACCAGCGCATCCCCATACGGGTAAACGGCCTTTTCATTCCCAAGGCATCAAAAAAAGATTCGCTGGCTCAGTTCGATTATCTTTCTGATTCGGGCTTTTCCACGGTGAAGGTAAAAATCGGACGCCTCGATCCAAAGGTCGAAATAAGGCGGATCAAGGAGCTGTGGGACCATTTCGAAGGCGGGATAAGCCTCAGGCTGGACGCCAACCGCAGCCTGAGCCTTGAGCAATATGTTGAATATTATAAAGCCCTTGGGGCCATGAACGTGGAATACGTCGAGGAGCCGCTTGGAGGCGATGATGGCCTATGGCGCGCCCTTGCGGTCCCCTGGCCCCTGGCCCTGGACGAGTCCCTGCATGATTATCAGGAGCCGGAGCGATTGCCTAAGGGGGTGTCCGCCGTGATTCTGAAGCCCGGCTCCTTTTGGGGCGTGTCCGGCATGGTGAGGGCCATGGATGCTTTTGCAGGAAACGGGATAAAATCCGTACTGAGCTCATCGTACAACACCGGAGTCGGCGTCTGCGGGCTTGGGCTCATCGCACGGCTTGGGCCGACGGAAACGGCCCACGGCCTGGACACCCTGAAATACCTGGAAACAGACCTGCTTGGGGAATCCCCGCGCATCGAAAAGGGCCGACTGGTTCTGCCCCGGGGTTATATCCTGGGGCGTACGAGGATGTTTGACGGAAATGTGCAGGAGCTTGGGGCTTGAGACGCGACTTCATAAAAGACGGCGCAATCGACATCCAGGCTGTTTTCGACGCCTTTGCCAATAATGCCGCCTATATCCACGAAGGGCGTGAAGTCTCCTACGCCGGGCTGTCGGAGGAGCTTTCCGGCCTCGTGGCGATCCTTCGGGACATCGGCGTTGATCCGGGCCGGATGGTGGCGCTCCGGCAGGCGAATTCCCCGCTCCATCTTCTTTTCATGCTGGCCGCATGGGTAAGGGGCTTCACCCTGGTGAGCCTGGACCCCAAGGCCCCTCCTGGCCGGGTTCCCGCCGGAATCAGGCCGGATTTCGTCTTCTGCGGCGATACCGGGGTGGACTGGGGACGGGCCAGGGCCATTTCCACGGAAATTTTCCGTGAGAACTTCCCGCCACGGCAAACCCGTCCATTTCCCCCTGTTCCGCTCGACCGGGAAGCATCGGTGGTATTCACATCCGGCAGCACCGGCCCTCCCAAGGGCGTTGTCCACACAGTGGGCAACCTGGTTTACAGCGCTCTCGGAACCATCGAGCACCTTGATATGTCGCCGATGGACCGCTGGCTCGTGAGCCTTCCGCTTTTCCACGCGGGCGGAATCCTGATCCCGGTCAGAACACTTCTTTCCGGCGGGGCCGCCATATTCCACGGCGATCCGGGACGCCTTTCGGAGACCATCCTGAAACAAGGCCCCACCATCATTTCGTTAGTCCTCACCCAGCTTTTGCGGCTCATGGAATCCCCGGAGGCCATAGGCGCGCTTTCATCCATGAAAGCGGTGCTTCTGGGCGGCGGCCCCTGTCCGGCGGGAATTATCGACAAGGCCCTTGGCGCGGGCATCCCAATAATACCCACCTACGGGTCCACCGAGGCCTGCGCCATGGTCACTGCGGCCTCGCCCGGCGCTTCCCGGAGCGAACTTAAAACCGCAGGCAGGGCCATTCGACACAGAACCCTTGAGATCGACCAAAACGGCGTGATAGTGCTCGGCGGCAAAACCCTCTTCAAGCACTACATCTCGGACGGAAAGGTCCTGCCCGCCGTTTTCCACGGGAAATTCGCCACAAGCGACCTTGGCCGCACCGACCCGGACGGGAACCTGACCGTTCTGGGACGCCGGGATCAGGTTTTCATTTCAGGAGGCGAGAACATCAACCCCTTTGAGATCGAGAGCGCCATAACCGGAACCGGGCTTGCGGAGGAGGCGATGGTGGTGCCGGTTTCCCATCCGCTTTTCGGGGCGGTTGCCTGGGCCTTCTTGAAACCCGTGGGGGCGCACGACGAGGAGAGCCTGAAAAGCGCCCTTTTGAGGCTCCTTCCTCCGTACAAGATACCAAAAAGGATTCTGCCCTTTCCTGAGGAAAGCGGGCCGGGCGGTCTCAAACGATCAAGAAAGGGCCTGGAGGAAGCGGCCCGAAGGCTGTCGGAGGAAAAATGACGGCGCGCCTTTTTGTCGAAGTTGCCGGAAAGCCCGAAAACCCGGCCCTTGCGATGCTGCACGGGTTCATGGGAAGGGCCTCGTCCCTGGCCCCTTTGATTGACAGGCTTTCCGAAGATTTTTACGTGGCGGCCTTCGATCTTCCGGGGCACGGCAGGTCCCGGTTTTCCTCGTGGGGCGAAGCGGCATGTCCCAAAACCTTTTTTGACGCGGCGGACATGGTTCTTTGCGGCCTTGACGTCCTGAACATAGGACGGTTTTCGCTTTACGGATATTCCATGGGGGGAAGGCTAGCCCAGGCGGTCTGCATCAGGGCTCCCAAGAGGGTGGAAAGGCTGGTTCTTGAATCAGCGTCCTTCGGGATCGCCGACGCGCTGGAACGCGAAAGGCGTTACAACAGCGACTTGGCCCTTTTGTCCGGCGTGAAAAGTCCCCAGGAATTCAGGGCCTTCCTCATCAGGTGGCATGAATCGCCGCTTTTTTGCACACTTCGAGCGACGTCTGTTCTCGCTGGCCTTATCGCGGAAAAGCTGGAAAACGACCCCGAAGAGCTGCGCCGGGCTCTGGCCCTTTTGAGCGTGGGCAACCATCCGCATTTTCTGCCGCTCCTATCCGCCCTTCCGACACCCGTCAGCTTTCTTTACGGCGAGGATGACGCCAAGTACAAAAACGAGGTCGTTTCCGCCTCAAAGTTCCTTGACCGGCTCATTCTCAATTCCTTTGCCGACGCCTCCCACGACGTTCACTCCCAGTATCCCGCCCTGGCGGCCCAAGCCATCGCCGGTACGCTATAGCGCCACCGGTTTTACAGAATACGGATTTCCCGAAAGGTTAAGTGGCCGATAAAGTTGGTGTCGCCGCATGCGCCCTCAATTTTGGCTTTTCCCACGCCTTGCCCTCATCTTTTTTATTACGGGGAGCAGGGTTTAATTCCATTTTAGGCTGCCAAATAAGGGCACCGGGGGCTGTAATGCTGAAAAAAACCTTGACACGGGTGTTTCCATGCTGATAATTGGGTTCAAGATGACTTTCGGAGATTCTTTCATGCGCCAGTCTTTTCCCAAATCCGTAGTACTCCTCCTTAGCCTCCTCCTTATTAGCGTCGGCGTATACCCTTGCCGAAGGGGAACCGGATAGCGGGAAACTTGAAGAAATTCAAAAAAATCCGTTACCGGCTCCCGGTAGCGGATTTTTTTTTGCCCTGATTAACAGCAAATTTTTTTCGGGAAAATCGGACTCAGGAAAGCCAAAGGAAGAAACCATGAAAAGCGACAACGTCAAAAAGGGGCTGGAACGCGCGCCCCACAGAAGCCTTTTCGCCGCAATGGGTTACACCGACGAGGAACTGTCCCGCCCCCTTATCGGCGTGGCCAACTCCGCAAACGGCATAATTCCCGGCCACGTGCATCTTGACACCATCGTGGACGCCGTAATGAAGGGCGTTTACATGGGCGGCGGAACCCCCATTCCCTTTGGGGTCATAGGCGTATGCGACGGAATCGCCATGAATCACACGGGCATGAAATATTCACTTGGAAGCCGGGAAATAATCGCCGACTCCATAGAGGTCATGGCCACGGCCCACGCCTTTGACGGCCTGGTTATGGTCACCAACTGCGACAAGATCGTTCCGGGAATGCTCATGGCGGCGGCCCGCCTTGACATCCCCTCCATCGTGGTTTCGGGCGGCCCCATGCTGGCCGGGCGTCACAAGTCGGTGAAGGGCGGCGCTGAAATAGACCTCATCACGGTTTTCGAGGGCGTGGGGGCGGTCAAGACCGGCAGGATGGATCCCGTTGAACTCACCATGATGGAAAAGGAGGCCTGCCCCACCTGCGGCTCCTGCGCGGGCATGTTCACGGCCAATTCCATGAACTGCTTAACCGAGGTGATCGGGATGGGGATGCC contains:
- the menD gene encoding 2-succinyl-5-enolpyruvyl-6-hydroxy-3-cyclohexene-1-carboxylic-acid synthase, translating into MERAFLAQNMSVLRASVVVEELVRNGLDTFFVSPGNRNAPLIAAITGNPRAHARSVMDERGAAYRALGHAKATGRAGVLVCTSGTALSNYFPAVIEAFRDELPLVVLSSDRPADLVFSDANQTMQQPGIFGGFIRKSLFLPPPDPAYPITALAAHLDDLLRVKNGPVHINCPFRDPLVPLTDPANPVCANLLKEARGYFAKEGPQTVYAEVSEPRPDVRLVRATLEKCRRGLLSIGRLELENDRKAAAALAQNLGWPVFCDVASSVKALVPPGLLLPCPDHPGARALYEKYGPETVLQLGTGFVSKHYYQAVLAAPCLNLILVSPRSGSRDPSNSASLRIPATVAAFAEALGQGTISAAQDLGAAACFLEEAGLFEKALYDATPSGLMSFPLIARTVNSLIPSGEALFLGNSSTIRAFDAEGPPASGQVSVVSNRGVSGIEGNIATTVGYAEGSGKRVTAVMGDVSFLHDVSSLLMLSRSLAPVILIVANNRGGRIFEKLPVSGFPEICHPLMTTPHDTDISMVCGGFGLIHQTAGTPEDLGRAYSEALSSGKTRVIEAVLDPETDLTVFEKRKTVR
- a CDS encoding 1,4-dihydroxy-2-naphthoyl-CoA synthase, coding for MVSEIFDASLWNPVSGFDFTDITYHRAKDQGTVRIAFNRPEVRNAFRPKTVDELYTALDHARMTTDVGVVLLTGNGPSKKDGGWAFCSGGDQRIRGADGYKYEGTAGIDPARLGRLHILEVQRLIRFSPKIVMAVVPGWAVGGGHSLHVVCDLTIASMEHAVFKQTDPDVASFDSGYGSAYLARQVGQKRAREVFFLGLDYSAREAFEMGMVNKVVAHADLENEALEWARIMNSKSPTAMRMLKFGFNLPDDGLVGQQLFAGEATRLAYGTEEAREGRDAFVEKRAKDFSKFPWHF
- a CDS encoding 1,4-dihydroxy-2-naphthoate polyprenyltransferase, whose product is MNTKLKYWLMAARPRTLPAGASPVILGTAVAEENGLNVPVALATLACCLLLQTGSNIANDYFDSIHGVDGADRLGPARVTQKGLIAPKKVRNAFLACFGAAFVLGVFLALRGGLPIVMVGLSSIAAAYLYTGGPKPLSYLGLGEILAFVFFGPIAVLGTFYLQALEFSWKALWVGMGPGFLSALLMSINNLRDSASDRATGKRTVALMLGVENARRLSLGLLAAALLVPLVYAAFFPKNWPVLAAPLSSLAFFRHWRRIALGPIDGNLNLSLGATGKYMFVYSILFSAGVLL
- a CDS encoding AMP-binding protein → MRRDFIKDGAIDIQAVFDAFANNAAYIHEGREVSYAGLSEELSGLVAILRDIGVDPGRMVALRQANSPLHLLFMLAAWVRGFTLVSLDPKAPPGRVPAGIRPDFVFCGDTGVDWGRARAISTEIFRENFPPRQTRPFPPVPLDREASVVFTSGSTGPPKGVVHTVGNLVYSALGTIEHLDMSPMDRWLVSLPLFHAGGILIPVRTLLSGGAAIFHGDPGRLSETILKQGPTIISLVLTQLLRLMESPEAIGALSSMKAVLLGGGPCPAGIIDKALGAGIPIIPTYGSTEACAMVTAASPGASRSELKTAGRAIRHRTLEIDQNGVIVLGGKTLFKHYISDGKVLPAVFHGKFATSDLGRTDPDGNLTVLGRRDQVFISGGENINPFEIESAITGTGLAEEAMVVPVSHPLFGAVAWAFLKPVGAHDEESLKSALLRLLPPYKIPKRILPFPEESGPGGLKRSRKGLEEAARRLSEEK
- a CDS encoding alpha/beta fold hydrolase, producing the protein MTARLFVEVAGKPENPALAMLHGFMGRASSLAPLIDRLSEDFYVAAFDLPGHGRSRFSSWGEAACPKTFFDAADMVLCGLDVLNIGRFSLYGYSMGGRLAQAVCIRAPKRVERLVLESASFGIADALERERRYNSDLALLSGVKSPQEFRAFLIRWHESPLFCTLRATSVLAGLIAEKLENDPEELRRALALLSVGNHPHFLPLLSALPTPVSFLYGEDDAKYKNEVVSASKFLDRLILNSFADASHDVHSQYPALAAQAIAGTL